A genomic window from Dermacentor silvarum isolate Dsil-2018 chromosome 9, BIME_Dsil_1.4, whole genome shotgun sequence includes:
- the LOC125940291 gene encoding uncharacterized protein LOC125940291, whose product MDVLSQTGPGYAPVDFFADDAEQASSSEEEAAAAHVPLPTAPSQVSVGTEPGTSGTARPSTRQQPRRPPRQHQPLEDAACRAAEECARQGQLAEAANVEAVAFHQMLLEQHRQHHQQLVEEMRASRVVQQQLAVETRGLREATALIATTLRQLVAALARSLHEPPQP is encoded by the exons ATGGACGTGTTGAGCCAGACCGGCCCAGGCTACGCGCCGGTCGATTTTTTCGCTGATGACGCCGAG CAGGCAAGCTCCAGCGAGGAAGAGGCCGCTGCCGCCCATGTGCCTCTCCCGACAGCCCCATCCCAAGTGTCCGTGGGCACAGAGCcggggacgagcggcactgcac GACCATCAACTCGGCAGCAGCCCCGAAGACCGCCTCGGCAGCATCAGCCGCTAGAGGATGCGGCCTGCAGGGCAGCAGAGGAATGCGCGAGGCAGGGGCAGCTGGCGGAGGCTGCAAACGTGGAGGCTGTCGCCTTCCACCAGATGCTTCTTGAGCAACACAGACAG CATCATCAACAACTGGTGGAGGAGATGAGGGCCTCCCGCGTGGTGCAGCAGCAGTTGGCAGTGGAGACGAGGGGTTTGCGAGAGGCGACTGCCCTCATCGCAACCACCTTGCGCCAGCTCGTGGCTGCCCTCGCCCGTAGCCTCCACGAGCCACCTCAGCCGTAG